The Tenrec ecaudatus isolate mTenEca1 chromosome 6, mTenEca1.hap1, whole genome shotgun sequence genome has a window encoding:
- the LOC142451476 gene encoding olfactory receptor 6C1-like has protein sequence MKNYSEVTEFILLGLSDDPKLQIMIFIFLFITYMLGITGNLTIITLTLLDSHLQTPMYFFLRNFSLLEISFTTATIPRFLGTIITGDKTISFNDCMAQFFFFILLGVTEFNLLAAMSYDRYVAICKPLHYMTIMNHRVCTLLVFASWLASFSIIFPLVMLFTQLKYCKANVIEHFTCDYFPLLRLSCSDTTFLELAGFSCAVLTLLFTLPLIILSYIYIIRTILRIPSASQRTKAFSTCSSHMIVISISYGSSIFMYINPSAKDRVSVSKGVAVLNTSVAPILNPFIYSLRNQQVKRAFMDMARKIAFK, from the coding sequence atgaaaaactATTCAGAAGTAACAGAGTTTATACTCTTGGGCTTGTCAGATGACCCAAAGCTACAGATCATGATTTTTATCTTTCTGTTTATCACCTACATGCTCGGCATCACTGGGAACCTGACCATTATCACCCTGACCCTTTTGGATTCTCACCTCCAGACCCCCATGTATTTCTTCCTCAGAAATTTCTCTTTGTTGGAAATTTCATTCACTACTGCCACTATACCTAGGTTCCTGGGGACCATTATTACAGGGGATAAAACTATTTCCTTTAATGATTGTATGGCtcagttctttttctttattctctTGGGAGTTACAGAGTTTAATCTTCTGGCTGCCATGTCCTATGACCGATATGTGGCCATCTGCAAACCCCTGCATTACATGACCATCATGAATCACAGAGTCTGCACACTGCTAGTCTTTGCTTCTTGGTTGGCTTCATTCTCAATCATATTCCCATTAGTTATGTTGTTCACACAGCTTAAATACTGCAAGGCCAATGTTATCGAGCATTTTACTTGTGATTATTTCCCCCTATTACGTCTCTCTTGTTCAGACACCACATTCCTAGAACTAGCAGGGTTTTCCTGTGCTGTGCTTACTCTACTGTTCACTTTGCCATTAATAATTTTGTCTTACATATATATCATCAGAACAATTTTGAGAATTCCTTCTGCTAGTCAGAGGACAAAGGCCTTTTCCACATGCTCTTCCCACATGATTGTCATCTCCATCTCTTATGGCAGCAGCATTTTCATGTATATTAATCCATCAGCCAAGGACAGGGTATCTGTGAGCAAGGGCGTAGCTGTGCTAAACACCTCGGTAGCGCCCATTCTGAACCCCTTTATTTACAGCCTAAGGAATCAGCAAGTCAAGAGAGCCTTCATGGACATGGCAAGGAAGATTGCATTTAAGTAA
- the LOC142450957 gene encoding olfactory receptor 6C1-like, protein MENDTEVTEFILLGLSDDPKLQVMIFIFLFITYMLSITGNLTIITLTLLDSHLQTPMYFFLRNFSLLEISFTTVSIPRFLGIIITGDKTISFNDCLAQLFFLILLGVTEFNLLAAMSYDRYVAICKPLHYMTIMNHRVCTLLVFASWLASFSIIFPLVMLFTQLDYCKANVIEHFACDYFPLLRLSCSDTTFLELTGFSCAVLTLLFTLALIILSYIYIIRTILRIPSASQRTKAFSTCSSHMIVISISYGSCIFMYINPSAKDRVSVSKGVAVLNTSVAPMLNPFIYSLRNQQVKRAFMDMARKIAFFLSK, encoded by the coding sequence ATGGAAAATGACACAGAAGTAACAGAGTTCATACTCTTGGGCTTGTCAGATGACCCAAAGCTTCAGGTCATGATTTTTATCTTTCTGTTTATCACGTACATGCTCAGCATCACTGGGAACCTGACCATTATCACCCTGACCCTTTTGGATTCTCACCTCCAGACCCCCATGTATTTCTTCCTCAGAAATTTCTCTTTGTTGGAAATTTCCTTTACAACTGTCAGTATACCTAGGTTCCTGGGGATCATTATTACAGGGGATAAAACTATTTCCTTTAATGATTGTTTGGCTCAGTTATTCTTCTTAATTCTCTTGGGAGTTACAGAGTTTAATCTTCTGGCTGCCATGTCCTATGACCGGTATGTGGCCATCTGCAAACCCCTGCATTACATGACCATCATGAATCACAGAGTCTGCACACTGCTGGTCTTTGCTTCTTGGTTGGCTTCATTCTCAATCATATTCCCATTAGTTATGCTGTTCACACAGCTTGATTACTGCAAGGCCAATGTTATCGAGCATTTTGCTTGTGATTATTTCCCCTTATTACGTCTTTCTTGTTCAGACACCACATTTCTAGAACTAACAGGGTTTTCCTGTGCTGTGCTTACTCTACTGTTCACTTTGGCATTAATAATTTTGTCTTACATATATATCATCAGAACAATTTTGAGAATTCCTTCTGCCAGTCAGAGGACAAAGGCCTTTTCCACATGCTCTTCCCACATGATTGTCATCTCCATCTCTTATGGCAGCTGCATTTTCATGTATATTAATCCATCAGCCAAGGACAGGGTATCTGTGAGCAAGGGCGTAGCTGTGCTAAACACCTCGGTAGCGCCCATGCTGAACCCCTTTATTTACAGCCTAAGGAATCAGCAAGTCAAGAGAGCCTTCATGGACATGGCAAGGAAGATTgcatttttcttaagtaaataa
- the LOC142450959 gene encoding olfactory receptor 6C3-like has protein sequence MRNRTIPTEFILLGLSDDPDLQVVIFLFLMMTYILSVTGNLTIITLTLLDSHLQTPMYFFLRNFSVLEISFTTVCIPRFLSTIITRDKSISYNNCTAQLLFFIFMGITEFYLLTAMSYDCYVTICKPLHYTTIMNKRVCVLLVFCAWLTGFLNIFPPVILFLQLDYCGSNVIDHFACDYFPLLQLSCSDTWLLEVIGFYSAIVILLFTLALIILSYMFIIRTILKLPSASQRKKAFSTCSSHMIVISISYGSCIFMYANPSAKEKASLTKGMAILNTSVAPIRNPFIYTEDPASEASV, from the coding sequence ATGAGAAACCGAACAATACCTACAGAATTCATTCTTCTAGGGCTGTCTGATGACCCAGATCTTCAGGTagtaatttttctctttttaatgatgACATATATACTAAGTGTCACTGGAAATTTgaccatcatcactctcaccctGTTGGATTCTCATCTACAGACGCCTATGTATTTCTTTCTTAGGAACTTCTCTGTGTTGGAAATATCTTTCACGACTGTGTGCATCCCTCGATTTCTGAGCACCATCATTACTAGAGATAAGTCCATTTCATACAACAATTGTACCGCTCAGttgttattctttattttcatgggAATAACGGAATTTTACCTACTAACTGCCATGTCCTATGACTGCTATGTCACCATCTGCAAACCCCTGCATTATACAACCATTATGAACAAGAGAGTCTGCGTGCTACttgtcttttgtgcttggctgacGGGATTCTTAAATATATTCCCTCCAGTAATTCTTTTTCTCCAGTTAGATTACTGTGGCTCCAATGTTATCGATCACTTTGCCTGTGACTATTTTCCCCTCTTGCAATTATCCTGCTCAGACACATGGCTCCTGGAAGTGATTGGATTTTACTCTGCAATAGTGATTCTACTTTTCACCCTGGCATTGATCATTCTGTCATACATGTTCATTATTAGAACCATTCTGAAACTGCCTTCTGCCAGTCAGAGAAAAAAGGCATTCTCCACTTGTTCTTCACACATGATTGTCATTTCCATCTCTTATGGGAGCTGCATCTTCATGTATGCCAACCCTTCAGCGAAAGAAAAGGCATCCTTAACCAAAGGAATGGCTATTCTCAATACCTCTGTTGCTCCTATAaggaatccattcatatacactgAGGACCCAGCAAGTGAAGCAAGCGTTTAA